One part of the Amphiura filiformis chromosome 5, Afil_fr2py, whole genome shotgun sequence genome encodes these proteins:
- the LOC140152654 gene encoding uncharacterized protein, whose amino-acid sequence MFGTLLVEVLFTNKSKDTKAGAASRPEIPSHCPLTLKALLESCWNESAMQSMIDVDKKLDHFVSKWQGREDWTSLEELYEYEKETQDTLSENLQTDSNKDDKITSNFREDSGTYISSASKSGQSQYPLKTIAVMLPSGSSTPESGTFDSVSPITQSPSSTQQPEELKKTITSDYHSPASTQQFTEQGSELVYNNQIAETITGEMEQKEQTEKLTIDSGGSDTHEIKREFASLETGKRQEQNLSEPLHHNSLPERRGFSLPLNVSTTKPHSHSELAASTSKASDRRSPADSITSSSSRKATPPSVTKVVGNAGDKLTLEGLGISLVIPPGALQESREITLTVVLDRNIPHLEKEESNVCPVVRCLPSGLQFNKPVVIRIPHCAVTSTDKPVTANVHCSQEAENDPPKWQKTTSSNKDYPQTDIHSDHLLLSVLHFTDYLVTIEGVLVKKMKLVSFVSEVYDDLDQEIRVYLHNDNITTLQHVCQEEDLINGVKKGPSPPYRIQQTANDAIFQLSRPSVGWILVSDSGTKKIDFSSVWHQDFVVTQFTLERKSDDVSKFRCKVEAWQDQNTQPAAQIEITNPIKRMNNCRESRAQNLQTPPPQTNFLYRQGSRTQMSVSNYGSEGSCSYQSTRQREMLVVSNATPLRTSPPFDTSMESTNSMSLPSSDYYDQMTFQPILPYELERMVCDKLDMDHPLSHDWRMLAARYKLDGHIDRFAKSNSPTREVLKVLQCNLQLTSYQQLIVSLKQISRPDVAKLIEENIRRFYTQPDDNPQLLSNTARPLQGKQYQALEYTEQQQSLAQANLPSNANQPVLRGRAGRPQTTSPPAASTPSLSPDSGTDTVPEEIATTPESSQSGERYSRYPRGKCEVTKQNESHITCSLGPSNVHPAEYDDDIEDDLQVDGVVGDNSSQTNAFRNNSGIRGLQMDNNRNEIETSAEVAPVENLAERLDSASINAT is encoded by the exons ATGTTTGGAACTCTTTTGGTTGAGGTTCTTTTTACAAACAAAAGTAAAGACACCAAAGCAGGAGCGGCTAGTAGACCTGAAATACCAAGCCATTGCCCTTTGACCTTGAAGGCACTTCTTGAGTCATGCTGGAATGAAAGTGCCATGCAATCCATGATTGATGTTGACAAGAAACTGGACCATTTTGTTTCAAAGTGGCAAGGCAGGGAAGACTGGACAAGTTTGGAGGAACTATATGAATATGAGAAGGAAACACAGG ATACCTTGAGTGAAAATCTTCAAACCGATTCAAACAAGGATGACAAAATAACCAGCAATTTTAGAGAAGACAGCGGTACATATATATCATCAGCATCAAAAAGTGGTCAATCCCAATACCCACTGAAAACTATTGCTGTCATGCTCCCATCTGGCAGTTCTACACCAGAAAGTGGCACATTTGATAGTGTATCACCCATTACCCAGTCTCCAAGTTCTACCCAGCAACCTGAAGAGCTTAAGAAAACCATCACATCTGATTACCATTCTCCGGCCTCTACACAGCAGTTTACAGAACAGGGGTCTGAGCTTGTTTATAATAATCAGATAGCTGAAACCATCACTGGAGAAATGGAACAAAAGGAACAAACTGAGAAACTCACAATTGACTCTGGAGGCTCTGACACACATGAAATAAAGAGGGAGTTTGCCTCTCTAGAAACTGGTAAAAGGCAAGAACAAAATCTATCAGAACCTCTGCATCATAATTCCCTGCCAGAAAGAAGAGGGTTTAGTCTACCATTGAATGTCAGCACCACAAAACCGCATTCACATTCTGAGTTAGCAGCAAGTACAAGCAAAGCTAGTGATCGTAGAAGTCCAGCAGATTCCATAACAAGCAGCAGTTCAAGAAAGGCAACACCACCATCAGTAACCAAAGTGGTTGGCAATGCTGGGGACAAACTTACTCTGGAAGGATTAGGTATTTCCCTTGTCATTCCACCAGGAGCATTGCAAGAATCTAGAGAAATTACTCTAACAGTCGTGTTAGATAGAAACATCCCACATCTtgagaaagaagaaagcaatgtctGTCCTGTGGTTCGTTGCCTTCCGAGTGGTCTACAATTTAACAAGCCTGTTGTAATAAGGATTCCACACTGTGCTGTCACATCAACAGATAAACCAGTGACAGCAAATGTTCACTGTAGTCAAGAAGCTGAAA ATGATCCTCCGAAATGGCAGAAGACAACTTCATCAAATAAAGACTATCCACAAACAGATATTCACAGTGATCATTTGCTGCTATCAGTACTTCACTTCACTGACTATTTGGTCACTATTGAAGGTGTACTGGTGAAGAAAATGAAACTAGTATCGTTTGTGTCAGAAGTGTACGATGACCTTGATCAAGAAATTAGGGTTTATCTACACAATGATAATATAACAACACTACAG CATGTTTGCCAAGAAGAAGATTTGATAAATGGTGTCAAAAAAGGTCCTTCTCCTCCATATCGCATTCAGCAAACTGCAAATGATGCCATTTTCCAGTTAAGTCGACCAAGTGTTGGCTGGATACTTGTTTCTGATTCTGGAACCAAG AAAATAGATTTCAGTAGTGTTTGGCATCAGGACTTTGTTGTTACACAATTTACTCTGGAGAGAAAGAGCGATGATGTTAGCAAGTTTCGCTGCAAGGTGGAAGCTTGGCAGGATCAAAATACACAACCTGCTGCCCAGATTGAAATAACTAACCCAATCAAG AGAATGAATAACTGCAGGGAGTCTCGAGCACAGAATCTGCAAACACCCCCACCACAAACTAACTTCTTATATCGCCAAGGTAGTAGGACTCAAATGTCTGTTAGCAATTATGGAAGTGAAGGATCTTGCAGTTACCAAAGCACTCGTCAACGTGAGATGTTAGTTGTCTCTAATGCAACACCTTTACGAACATCACCACCATTTGATACTAGTATGGAATCCACAAATTCAATGTCATTGCCATCATCAGATTATTATGATCAGATGACATTTCAACCTATCCTACCATATGAATTGGAAAGAATGGTATGTGATAAGCTTGATATGGACCATCCGCTCTCTCATGATTGGAGAATGCTAGCTGCACGCTACAAATTAGATGGACATATTGATCGCTTTGCCAAATCTAACAGTCCAACTAGAGAAGTTCTGAAAGTATTACAGTGCAACTTACAGCTCACCTCCTACCAGCAACTGATtgtttcattaaaacaaataAGTAGACCTGATGTAGCCAAGTTGATTGAAGAAAACATCAGAAGATTCTACACACAACCAGATGATAACCCACAACTGCTTTCTAATACAGCAAGACCACTACAAGGGAAGCAGTATCAAGCACTGGAATACACAGAACAGCAGCAAAGTCTTGCTCAAGCAAACCTGCCAAGTAATGCTAATCAACCTGTTTTAAGAGGACGAGCAGGAAGACCTCAGACTACAAGTCCTCCAGCAGCCAGTACACCAAGCCTATCTCCAGATAGTGGTACAGACACAGTTCCAGAAGAAATTGCTACAACACCTGAATCAAGTCAATCTGGAGAACGATATTCAAGGTATCCCAGGGGAAAGTGTGAGGTCACTAAGCAAAATGAATCCCACATCACATGTAGTTTAGGTCCATCTAATGTCCATCCAGCtgaatatgatgatgacatagaaGATGATCTTCAAGTAGATGGGGTGGTTGGTGATAATTCATCCCAAACCAATGCATTCAGAAACAACAGTGGCATCAGAGGATTGCAGATGGATAACAACAGAAATGAAATTGAAACCAGTGCAGAAGTGGCACCAGTCGAGAATCTAGCAGAAAGGCTTGATAGTGCTTCCATTAATGCTACTTGA